A part of Bombus huntii isolate Logan2020A chromosome 16, iyBomHunt1.1, whole genome shotgun sequence genomic DNA contains:
- the LOC126874830 gene encoding neprilysin-1 isoform X3, producing the protein MDRTAAPCVNFFQYACGTWNRRHVIPEDRSSISTFEVLANQLQVILKRILEESPNAEDNNATLKAKMFYKSCMDIPRIRKIGDAPLKRTLKFLGGWPAVVGPSWKPPPYPVEVLLGRLRGEYNEGVLLEQWVGPDDKNSSANILQLDQMQVALPSRDYYLKKSSEAQLKAYHRYMTNVAVLLGANPQTAAEEFNRVINLEKQLANASIPEADRHDTSAIYRKLTLRELQREIPQLKWREYLQEFINSPITEEEPIVAYAMPYFMQMGRIVQRTDRRTLHNYILWRLVMSIMPHMIDEYQQKRVEFRKILLGILSERDRWSQCVEWTNKKLGMAVGALFIRDNFNHESKETALEMIRTIREAFNELLAENHWMDNETRAVAKSKADSMNERIGYPEFLKDPVELSKEYVMLNITENHFLENVLAVLKYDAYHNLEKLRKPVDKDKWSTEPAVVNAFYNPNKNDIVFPAGILQPLFYSQHFPKSLNYGGIGVVIGHEITHGFDDKGRQFDKDGNMMQWWNNATVKAFRERAQCIVDQYSRYKLQEVDLYINGRMTQGENIADNGGLKQSFRAYKKWVSIHGEEPMLPGVNLTHDQLFFLNYAQIWCGSMRPEDALTKIRSSVHSPGPIRVLGPLSNSEDFARAYNCPPGSPMNPTKKCNVW; encoded by the exons ATGGATCGCACAGCAGCACCATGTGTCAATTTCTTCCAGTACGCGTGTGGCACGTGGAATCGTCGTCACGTGATTCCAGAAGATCGAAGCTCGATCAGCACGTTCGAGGTACTGGCCAATCAGCTTCAAGTGATTCTGAAACGCATCCTGGAGGAATCACCGAACGCCGAGGATAACAATGCTACTCTGAAGGCGAAGATGTTCTACAAGTCATGCATGGACATCC CTCGTATAAGGAAAATCGGTGACGCGCCATTGAAGAGGACGCTGAAATTCCTTGGCGGCTGGCCAGCGGTGGTTGGACCATCCTGGAAGCCACCACCATATCCCGTCGAAGTTTTATTAGGTCGATTACGAGGGGAATACAACGAGGGAGTATTGCTAGAACAGTGGGTCGGTCCGGATGACAAAAACTCCTCTGCCAATATCCTCCAG CTGGATCAGATGCAAGTGGCGTTGCCAAGTAGGGACTACTACTTGAAGAAGAGCAGCGAGGCTCAACTTAAGGCGTATCATCGCTATATGACGAACGTTGCCGTGTTGCTTGGTGCTAATCCACAAACCGCTGCCGAAGAATTCAATCGCGTGATCAATTTGGAGAAACAGTTGGCAAAT GCGTCGATACCGGAGGCTGATAGACACGATACATCTGCCATTTACCGGAAGTTGACGCTGCGCGAGCTGCAGCGTGAAATTCCGCAGCTGAAGTGGCGCGAATATCTTCAAGAATTTATCAACTCGCCCATAACAGAAGAGGAGCCGATCGTGGCATACGCCATGCCATATTTTATGCAAATGGGCCGTATCGTGCAAAGAACGGACCGCAG AACGCTACATAATTACATATTATGGAGATTGGTGATGTCGATAATGCCTCACATGATCGACGAGTACCAGCAGAAAAGGGTGGAATTCCGGAAGATTCTGTTAGGCATACTGAGCGAGAGAGACAGATGGTCCCAATGTGTCGAATGGACGAACAAAAAGCTTGGCATGGCTGTGGGTGCACTTTTTATTCGTGACAATTTCAATCACGAGAGCAAG GAGACAGCACTCGAAATGATTCGTACGATACGAGAAGCGTTCAATGAACTGTTGGCTGAGAATCATTGGATGGATAATGAAACTAGAGCCGTAGCTAAAAGCAAAGCTGATTCCATGAACGAAAGGATTGGATATCCTGAGTTCCTGAAGGATCCTGTGGAACTTTCGAAGGAATACGTGATG TTGAACATTACCGAGAATCATTTCCTTGAGAATGTACTGGCTGTGCTGAAATATGACGCTTATCATAATCTAGAGAAACTACGGAAGCCAGTTGATAAAGACAAATGGTCTACAGAGCCAGCCGTCGTGAATGCCTTCTATAATCCCAATAAAAACGACATTG TCTTTCCAGCTGGTATTCTTCAGCCACTATTCTACTCTCAGCACTTTCCAAAATCATTGAACTATGGTGGAATAGGAGTGGTAATCGGCCATGAAATTACTCATGGTTTTGATGACAAAGGACGTCAGTTTGACAAAGATGGAAACATGATGCAGTGGTGGAACAACGCCACTGTGAAAGCTTTCAGAGAAAGAGCCCAGTGCATCGTGGATCAGTATTCTAGATACAAGTTGCAGGAAGTTGATCTGTATATCAATGGGAGGATGACTCAGGGAGAGAATATCGCTGATAATGGAGGACTCAAACAGTCATTCAGG GCGTATAAGAAGTGGGTGTCGATACACGGTGAAGAACCGATGCTTCCTGGTGTGAATCTCACTCACGATCAGCTGTTCTTCTTGAACTATGCACAGATATGGTGTGGATCCATGAGACCAGAGGATGCATTGACGAAGATACGAAGCAGCGTTCATTCACCGGGTCCTATAAGAGTTTTGGGACCTTTGTCCAATAGCGAAGACTTTGCCAGGGCCTATAATTGTCCTCCAGGCTCACCGATGAATCCGACTAAAAAATGCAACGTTTG GTAA
- the LOC126874830 gene encoding neprilysin-1 isoform X2, giving the protein MKAESNNGYLKASVIVEQNEITGGSGQETSTTNHLQVTYGPRGNTTTTVLQHSGNNRKPLGITRATSIRRRGPANRQQLLGVLAVTLLATCLFILLLLALNTSRECVQEPRPNICMTEECVTTAASLLSAMDRTAAPCVNFFQYACGTWNRRHVIPEDRSSISTFEVLANQLQVILKRILEESPNAEDNNATLKAKMFYKSCMDIPRIRKIGDAPLKRTLKFLGGWPAVVGPSWKPPPYPVEVLLGRLRGEYNEGVLLEQWVGPDDKNSSANILQLDQMQVALPSRDYYLKKSSEAQLKAYHRYMTNVAVLLGANPQTAAEEFNRVINLEKQLANASIPEADRHDTSAIYRKLTLRELQREIPQLKWREYLQEFINSPITEEEPIVAYAMPYFMQMGRIVQRTDRRTLHNYILWRLVMSIMPHMIDEYQQKRVEFRKILLGILSERDRWSQCVEWTNKKLGMAVGALFIRDNFNHESKETALEMIRTIREAFNELLAENHWMDNETRAVAKSKADSMNERIGYPEFLKDPVELSKEYVMLNITENHFLENVLAVLKYDAYHNLEKLRKPVDKDKWSTEPAVVNAFYNPNKNDIVFPAGILQPLFYSQHFPKSLNYGGIGVVIGHEITHGFDDKGRQFDKDGNMMQWWNNATVKAFRERAQCIVDQYSRYKLQEVDLYINGRMTQGENIADNGGLKQSFRAYKKWVSIHGEEPMLPGVNLTHDQLFFLNYAQIWCGSMRPEDALTKIRSSVHSPGPIRVLGPLSNSEDFARAYNCPPGSPMNPTKKCNVW; this is encoded by the exons GTGACTTATGGTCCCCGTGGAAACACTACGACGACGGTTCTGCAGCATTCAGGAAACAATCGGAAGCCTCTCGGAATAACGCGCGCGACGTCGATCAGACGAAGAGGGCCAGCCAACAGGCAGCAATTGCTCGGTGTGCTCGCCGTCACTCTTCTTGCCACTTGTCTTTTCATTCTACTGCTATTGGCGTTGAACACGAGCCGCGAATGCGTGCAGGAGCCCC GTCCAAACATTTGCATGACAGAGGAATGCGTAACAACAg CTGCCAGTTTATTATCAGCGATGGATCGCACAGCAGCACCATGTGTCAATTTCTTCCAGTACGCGTGTGGCACGTGGAATCGTCGTCACGTGATTCCAGAAGATCGAAGCTCGATCAGCACGTTCGAGGTACTGGCCAATCAGCTTCAAGTGATTCTGAAACGCATCCTGGAGGAATCACCGAACGCCGAGGATAACAATGCTACTCTGAAGGCGAAGATGTTCTACAAGTCATGCATGGACATCC CTCGTATAAGGAAAATCGGTGACGCGCCATTGAAGAGGACGCTGAAATTCCTTGGCGGCTGGCCAGCGGTGGTTGGACCATCCTGGAAGCCACCACCATATCCCGTCGAAGTTTTATTAGGTCGATTACGAGGGGAATACAACGAGGGAGTATTGCTAGAACAGTGGGTCGGTCCGGATGACAAAAACTCCTCTGCCAATATCCTCCAG CTGGATCAGATGCAAGTGGCGTTGCCAAGTAGGGACTACTACTTGAAGAAGAGCAGCGAGGCTCAACTTAAGGCGTATCATCGCTATATGACGAACGTTGCCGTGTTGCTTGGTGCTAATCCACAAACCGCTGCCGAAGAATTCAATCGCGTGATCAATTTGGAGAAACAGTTGGCAAAT GCGTCGATACCGGAGGCTGATAGACACGATACATCTGCCATTTACCGGAAGTTGACGCTGCGCGAGCTGCAGCGTGAAATTCCGCAGCTGAAGTGGCGCGAATATCTTCAAGAATTTATCAACTCGCCCATAACAGAAGAGGAGCCGATCGTGGCATACGCCATGCCATATTTTATGCAAATGGGCCGTATCGTGCAAAGAACGGACCGCAG AACGCTACATAATTACATATTATGGAGATTGGTGATGTCGATAATGCCTCACATGATCGACGAGTACCAGCAGAAAAGGGTGGAATTCCGGAAGATTCTGTTAGGCATACTGAGCGAGAGAGACAGATGGTCCCAATGTGTCGAATGGACGAACAAAAAGCTTGGCATGGCTGTGGGTGCACTTTTTATTCGTGACAATTTCAATCACGAGAGCAAG GAGACAGCACTCGAAATGATTCGTACGATACGAGAAGCGTTCAATGAACTGTTGGCTGAGAATCATTGGATGGATAATGAAACTAGAGCCGTAGCTAAAAGCAAAGCTGATTCCATGAACGAAAGGATTGGATATCCTGAGTTCCTGAAGGATCCTGTGGAACTTTCGAAGGAATACGTGATG TTGAACATTACCGAGAATCATTTCCTTGAGAATGTACTGGCTGTGCTGAAATATGACGCTTATCATAATCTAGAGAAACTACGGAAGCCAGTTGATAAAGACAAATGGTCTACAGAGCCAGCCGTCGTGAATGCCTTCTATAATCCCAATAAAAACGACATTG TCTTTCCAGCTGGTATTCTTCAGCCACTATTCTACTCTCAGCACTTTCCAAAATCATTGAACTATGGTGGAATAGGAGTGGTAATCGGCCATGAAATTACTCATGGTTTTGATGACAAAGGACGTCAGTTTGACAAAGATGGAAACATGATGCAGTGGTGGAACAACGCCACTGTGAAAGCTTTCAGAGAAAGAGCCCAGTGCATCGTGGATCAGTATTCTAGATACAAGTTGCAGGAAGTTGATCTGTATATCAATGGGAGGATGACTCAGGGAGAGAATATCGCTGATAATGGAGGACTCAAACAGTCATTCAGG GCGTATAAGAAGTGGGTGTCGATACACGGTGAAGAACCGATGCTTCCTGGTGTGAATCTCACTCACGATCAGCTGTTCTTCTTGAACTATGCACAGATATGGTGTGGATCCATGAGACCAGAGGATGCATTGACGAAGATACGAAGCAGCGTTCATTCACCGGGTCCTATAAGAGTTTTGGGACCTTTGTCCAATAGCGAAGACTTTGCCAGGGCCTATAATTGTCCTCCAGGCTCACCGATGAATCCGACTAAAAAATGCAACGTTTGGTGA
- the LOC126874830 gene encoding neprilysin-1 isoform X1 — MKAESNNGYLKASVIVEQNEITGGSGQETSTTNHLQVTYGPRGNTTTTVLQHSGNNRKPLGITRATSIRRRGPANRQQLLGVLAVTLLATCLFILLLLALNTSRECVQEPRPNICMTEECVTTAASLLSAMDRTAAPCVNFFQYACGTWNRRHVIPEDRSSISTFEVLANQLQVILKRILEESPNAEDNNATLKAKMFYKSCMDIPRIRKIGDAPLKRTLKFLGGWPAVVGPSWKPPPYPVEVLLGRLRGEYNEGVLLEQWVGPDDKNSSANILQLDQMQVALPSRDYYLKKSSEAQLKAYHRYMTNVAVLLGANPQTAAEEFNRVINLEKQLANASIPEADRHDTSAIYRKLTLRELQREIPQLKWREYLQEFINSPITEEEPIVAYAMPYFMQMGRIVQRTDRRTLHNYILWRLVMSIMPHMIDEYQQKRVEFRKILLGILSERDRWSQCVEWTNKKLGMAVGALFIRDNFNHESKETALEMIRTIREAFNELLAENHWMDNETRAVAKSKADSMNERIGYPEFLKDPVELSKEYVMLNITENHFLENVLAVLKYDAYHNLEKLRKPVDKDKWSTEPAVVNAFYNPNKNDIVFPAGILQPLFYSQHFPKSLNYGGIGVVIGHEITHGFDDKGRQFDKDGNMMQWWNNATVKAFRERAQCIVDQYSRYKLQEVDLYINGRMTQGENIADNGGLKQSFRAYKKWVSIHGEEPMLPGVNLTHDQLFFLNYAQIWCGSMRPEDALTKIRSSVHSPGPIRVLGPLSNSEDFARAYNCPPGSPMNPTKKCNVW, encoded by the exons GTGACTTATGGTCCCCGTGGAAACACTACGACGACGGTTCTGCAGCATTCAGGAAACAATCGGAAGCCTCTCGGAATAACGCGCGCGACGTCGATCAGACGAAGAGGGCCAGCCAACAGGCAGCAATTGCTCGGTGTGCTCGCCGTCACTCTTCTTGCCACTTGTCTTTTCATTCTACTGCTATTGGCGTTGAACACGAGCCGCGAATGCGTGCAGGAGCCCC GTCCAAACATTTGCATGACAGAGGAATGCGTAACAACAg CTGCCAGTTTATTATCAGCGATGGATCGCACAGCAGCACCATGTGTCAATTTCTTCCAGTACGCGTGTGGCACGTGGAATCGTCGTCACGTGATTCCAGAAGATCGAAGCTCGATCAGCACGTTCGAGGTACTGGCCAATCAGCTTCAAGTGATTCTGAAACGCATCCTGGAGGAATCACCGAACGCCGAGGATAACAATGCTACTCTGAAGGCGAAGATGTTCTACAAGTCATGCATGGACATCC CTCGTATAAGGAAAATCGGTGACGCGCCATTGAAGAGGACGCTGAAATTCCTTGGCGGCTGGCCAGCGGTGGTTGGACCATCCTGGAAGCCACCACCATATCCCGTCGAAGTTTTATTAGGTCGATTACGAGGGGAATACAACGAGGGAGTATTGCTAGAACAGTGGGTCGGTCCGGATGACAAAAACTCCTCTGCCAATATCCTCCAG CTGGATCAGATGCAAGTGGCGTTGCCAAGTAGGGACTACTACTTGAAGAAGAGCAGCGAGGCTCAACTTAAGGCGTATCATCGCTATATGACGAACGTTGCCGTGTTGCTTGGTGCTAATCCACAAACCGCTGCCGAAGAATTCAATCGCGTGATCAATTTGGAGAAACAGTTGGCAAAT GCGTCGATACCGGAGGCTGATAGACACGATACATCTGCCATTTACCGGAAGTTGACGCTGCGCGAGCTGCAGCGTGAAATTCCGCAGCTGAAGTGGCGCGAATATCTTCAAGAATTTATCAACTCGCCCATAACAGAAGAGGAGCCGATCGTGGCATACGCCATGCCATATTTTATGCAAATGGGCCGTATCGTGCAAAGAACGGACCGCAG AACGCTACATAATTACATATTATGGAGATTGGTGATGTCGATAATGCCTCACATGATCGACGAGTACCAGCAGAAAAGGGTGGAATTCCGGAAGATTCTGTTAGGCATACTGAGCGAGAGAGACAGATGGTCCCAATGTGTCGAATGGACGAACAAAAAGCTTGGCATGGCTGTGGGTGCACTTTTTATTCGTGACAATTTCAATCACGAGAGCAAG GAGACAGCACTCGAAATGATTCGTACGATACGAGAAGCGTTCAATGAACTGTTGGCTGAGAATCATTGGATGGATAATGAAACTAGAGCCGTAGCTAAAAGCAAAGCTGATTCCATGAACGAAAGGATTGGATATCCTGAGTTCCTGAAGGATCCTGTGGAACTTTCGAAGGAATACGTGATG TTGAACATTACCGAGAATCATTTCCTTGAGAATGTACTGGCTGTGCTGAAATATGACGCTTATCATAATCTAGAGAAACTACGGAAGCCAGTTGATAAAGACAAATGGTCTACAGAGCCAGCCGTCGTGAATGCCTTCTATAATCCCAATAAAAACGACATTG TCTTTCCAGCTGGTATTCTTCAGCCACTATTCTACTCTCAGCACTTTCCAAAATCATTGAACTATGGTGGAATAGGAGTGGTAATCGGCCATGAAATTACTCATGGTTTTGATGACAAAGGACGTCAGTTTGACAAAGATGGAAACATGATGCAGTGGTGGAACAACGCCACTGTGAAAGCTTTCAGAGAAAGAGCCCAGTGCATCGTGGATCAGTATTCTAGATACAAGTTGCAGGAAGTTGATCTGTATATCAATGGGAGGATGACTCAGGGAGAGAATATCGCTGATAATGGAGGACTCAAACAGTCATTCAGG GCGTATAAGAAGTGGGTGTCGATACACGGTGAAGAACCGATGCTTCCTGGTGTGAATCTCACTCACGATCAGCTGTTCTTCTTGAACTATGCACAGATATGGTGTGGATCCATGAGACCAGAGGATGCATTGACGAAGATACGAAGCAGCGTTCATTCACCGGGTCCTATAAGAGTTTTGGGACCTTTGTCCAATAGCGAAGACTTTGCCAGGGCCTATAATTGTCCTCCAGGCTCACCGATGAATCCGACTAAAAAATGCAACGTTTG GTAA